In Carya illinoinensis cultivar Pawnee chromosome 7, C.illinoinensisPawnee_v1, whole genome shotgun sequence, the following are encoded in one genomic region:
- the LOC122315753 gene encoding protein ANTAGONIST OF LIKE HETEROCHROMATIN PROTEIN 1 isoform X3: MNPTHRKLTSGREDLETGCLVPNDEAEGFKYFFRVSKKTFGYICSLVREDLISRPPSGLINIEGRLLSVEKQVAIALRRLASGESQVSVGAAFGVGQSTVSQVTWRFIEALEERAKHHLKWPDSNRMEEIKSKFEAFFGLLNCCGAIDATHIIMTLPAVQTSDDWCDPENNYSMLLQGIVDHEMRFLDIVTGWPGGMTVSRLLKCTGFFKLCEGGERLNGNVRTLSGGEEIREFIVGGGGYPLLPWLLTPYETDGLSASMSTFNAMHEAARLLAVRAFSQVKGSWRILNKVMWRPDKRKLPSIILVCCLLHNIIIDCGDNLLQDVALSGHHDSGYGEQFCKQADPLGRTLREKLAKYFHHGKEKAPSK; this comes from the exons ATGAATCCAACCCACAGGAAACTGACTTCTGGACGGGAAGACTTGGAAACAg GTTGTTTGGTGCCCAATGATGAAGCTGAAGGCTTCAAGTATTTCTTCAGAGTTTCAAAGAAGACTTTTGGATACATCTGTTCTCTTGTAAGAGAAGATCTTATATCGAGGCCACCATCGGGGCTGATCAACATTGAGGGAAGGCTTCTTAGCGTTGAAAAACAGGTTGCGATTGCCTTGAGAAGGTTGGCATCTGGTGAGTCCCAAGTGTCAGTTGGGGCTGCATTTGGGGTTGGCCAGTCCACTGTTTCTCAGGTGACATGGAGATTTATTGAAGCACTGGAAGAACGTGCCAAGCATCATCTGAAGTGGCCTGATTCCAATAGAATGGAGGAAATCAAGTCCAAATTTGAAGCATTCTTTGGGCTGCTGAATTGTTGTGGAGCCATTGATGCAACACACATCATCATGACCCTTCCAGCTGTACAAACCTCAGATGATTGGTGTGACCCAGAGAATAATTACAGCATGCTCTTGCAGGGAATTGTCGATCATGAAATGAGATTTCTTGATATTGTTACAGGTTGGCCAGGGGGAATGACGGTTTCTAGGCTATTGAAGTGTACTGGATTCTTCAAACTCTGTGAGGGCGGAGAGCGTTTGAACGGAAATGTAAGAACTTTATCTGGAGGAGAGGAAATTAGAGAATTTATAGTTGGCGGGGGTGGGTATCCTCTTCTTCCTTGGCTCTTAACTCCTTATGAAACTGACGGTCTCTCAGCATCCATGTCCACTTTCAATGCCATGCACGAGGCTGCAAGGTTGCTTGCAGTGAGAGCATTCTCACAGGTAAAGGGTAGTTGGAGAATTCTTAATAAGGTAATGTGGAGACCTGATAAGCGAAAATTGCCTAGCATTATCTTGGTATGTTGCTTACTGCACAATATTATAATCGACTGTGGAGATAATCTACTTCAAGATGTAGCTTTGTCTGGTCATCATGACTCGGGATATGGAGAACAGTTCTGTAAGCAAGCTGATCCATTGGGAAGGACACTGAGGGAAAAGCTGGCCAAATACTTCCACCATGGCAAAGAGAAAGCTCCATCAAAGTAA
- the LOC122315753 gene encoding protein ANTAGONIST OF LIKE HETEROCHROMATIN PROTEIN 1 isoform X1 produces MAPHKKSKKSKRELKKLKKRKNVNGVVPVEPKTIESDWWDAFWHKNSSTQGFILLSLTLSFLSDRCVLEVADFSPDSSRTLLFLLSYVMLPRGCLVPNDEAEGFKYFFRVSKKTFGYICSLVREDLISRPPSGLINIEGRLLSVEKQVAIALRRLASGESQVSVGAAFGVGQSTVSQVTWRFIEALEERAKHHLKWPDSNRMEEIKSKFEAFFGLLNCCGAIDATHIIMTLPAVQTSDDWCDPENNYSMLLQGIVDHEMRFLDIVTGWPGGMTVSRLLKCTGFFKLCEGGERLNGNVRTLSGGEEIREFIVGGGGYPLLPWLLTPYETDGLSASMSTFNAMHEAARLLAVRAFSQVKGSWRILNKVMWRPDKRKLPSIILVCCLLHNIIIDCGDNLLQDVALSGHHDSGYGEQFCKQADPLGRTLREKLAKYFHHGKEKAPSK; encoded by the exons ATGGCGCCTCACAAGAAATCTAAGAAAAGCAAAAGGGaactaaaaaaattgaagaaacgCAAAAACGTAAATGGTGTGGTTCCCGTAGAACCCAAAACCATTGAATCCGACTGGTGGGACGCTTTCTGGCACAAGAACTCTTCAACCCAAGGTTTCATCTTgctctcactcactctctcctttctttctGATCGCTGCGTTTTAGag GTGGCTGATTTTAGCCCAGATTCGAGCAGGACCCTGCTGTTCTTGCTGAGTTATGTCATGCTTCCACGAG GTTGTTTGGTGCCCAATGATGAAGCTGAAGGCTTCAAGTATTTCTTCAGAGTTTCAAAGAAGACTTTTGGATACATCTGTTCTCTTGTAAGAGAAGATCTTATATCGAGGCCACCATCGGGGCTGATCAACATTGAGGGAAGGCTTCTTAGCGTTGAAAAACAGGTTGCGATTGCCTTGAGAAGGTTGGCATCTGGTGAGTCCCAAGTGTCAGTTGGGGCTGCATTTGGGGTTGGCCAGTCCACTGTTTCTCAGGTGACATGGAGATTTATTGAAGCACTGGAAGAACGTGCCAAGCATCATCTGAAGTGGCCTGATTCCAATAGAATGGAGGAAATCAAGTCCAAATTTGAAGCATTCTTTGGGCTGCTGAATTGTTGTGGAGCCATTGATGCAACACACATCATCATGACCCTTCCAGCTGTACAAACCTCAGATGATTGGTGTGACCCAGAGAATAATTACAGCATGCTCTTGCAGGGAATTGTCGATCATGAAATGAGATTTCTTGATATTGTTACAGGTTGGCCAGGGGGAATGACGGTTTCTAGGCTATTGAAGTGTACTGGATTCTTCAAACTCTGTGAGGGCGGAGAGCGTTTGAACGGAAATGTAAGAACTTTATCTGGAGGAGAGGAAATTAGAGAATTTATAGTTGGCGGGGGTGGGTATCCTCTTCTTCCTTGGCTCTTAACTCCTTATGAAACTGACGGTCTCTCAGCATCCATGTCCACTTTCAATGCCATGCACGAGGCTGCAAGGTTGCTTGCAGTGAGAGCATTCTCACAGGTAAAGGGTAGTTGGAGAATTCTTAATAAGGTAATGTGGAGACCTGATAAGCGAAAATTGCCTAGCATTATCTTGGTATGTTGCTTACTGCACAATATTATAATCGACTGTGGAGATAATCTACTTCAAGATGTAGCTTTGTCTGGTCATCATGACTCGGGATATGGAGAACAGTTCTGTAAGCAAGCTGATCCATTGGGAAGGACACTGAGGGAAAAGCTGGCCAAATACTTCCACCATGGCAAAGAGAAAGCTCCATCAAAGTAA
- the LOC122315753 gene encoding protein ANTAGONIST OF LIKE HETEROCHROMATIN PROTEIN 1 isoform X2 has protein sequence MAPHKKSKKSKRELKKLKKRKNVNGVVPVEPKTIESDWWDAFWHKNSSTQGCLVPNDEAEGFKYFFRVSKKTFGYICSLVREDLISRPPSGLINIEGRLLSVEKQVAIALRRLASGESQVSVGAAFGVGQSTVSQVTWRFIEALEERAKHHLKWPDSNRMEEIKSKFEAFFGLLNCCGAIDATHIIMTLPAVQTSDDWCDPENNYSMLLQGIVDHEMRFLDIVTGWPGGMTVSRLLKCTGFFKLCEGGERLNGNVRTLSGGEEIREFIVGGGGYPLLPWLLTPYETDGLSASMSTFNAMHEAARLLAVRAFSQVKGSWRILNKVMWRPDKRKLPSIILVCCLLHNIIIDCGDNLLQDVALSGHHDSGYGEQFCKQADPLGRTLREKLAKYFHHGKEKAPSK, from the exons ATGGCGCCTCACAAGAAATCTAAGAAAAGCAAAAGGGaactaaaaaaattgaagaaacgCAAAAACGTAAATGGTGTGGTTCCCGTAGAACCCAAAACCATTGAATCCGACTGGTGGGACGCTTTCTGGCACAAGAACTCTTCAACCCAAG GTTGTTTGGTGCCCAATGATGAAGCTGAAGGCTTCAAGTATTTCTTCAGAGTTTCAAAGAAGACTTTTGGATACATCTGTTCTCTTGTAAGAGAAGATCTTATATCGAGGCCACCATCGGGGCTGATCAACATTGAGGGAAGGCTTCTTAGCGTTGAAAAACAGGTTGCGATTGCCTTGAGAAGGTTGGCATCTGGTGAGTCCCAAGTGTCAGTTGGGGCTGCATTTGGGGTTGGCCAGTCCACTGTTTCTCAGGTGACATGGAGATTTATTGAAGCACTGGAAGAACGTGCCAAGCATCATCTGAAGTGGCCTGATTCCAATAGAATGGAGGAAATCAAGTCCAAATTTGAAGCATTCTTTGGGCTGCTGAATTGTTGTGGAGCCATTGATGCAACACACATCATCATGACCCTTCCAGCTGTACAAACCTCAGATGATTGGTGTGACCCAGAGAATAATTACAGCATGCTCTTGCAGGGAATTGTCGATCATGAAATGAGATTTCTTGATATTGTTACAGGTTGGCCAGGGGGAATGACGGTTTCTAGGCTATTGAAGTGTACTGGATTCTTCAAACTCTGTGAGGGCGGAGAGCGTTTGAACGGAAATGTAAGAACTTTATCTGGAGGAGAGGAAATTAGAGAATTTATAGTTGGCGGGGGTGGGTATCCTCTTCTTCCTTGGCTCTTAACTCCTTATGAAACTGACGGTCTCTCAGCATCCATGTCCACTTTCAATGCCATGCACGAGGCTGCAAGGTTGCTTGCAGTGAGAGCATTCTCACAGGTAAAGGGTAGTTGGAGAATTCTTAATAAGGTAATGTGGAGACCTGATAAGCGAAAATTGCCTAGCATTATCTTGGTATGTTGCTTACTGCACAATATTATAATCGACTGTGGAGATAATCTACTTCAAGATGTAGCTTTGTCTGGTCATCATGACTCGGGATATGGAGAACAGTTCTGTAAGCAAGCTGATCCATTGGGAAGGACACTGAGGGAAAAGCTGGCCAAATACTTCCACCATGGCAAAGAGAAAGCTCCATCAAAGTAA
- the LOC122315753 gene encoding protein ANTAGONIST OF LIKE HETEROCHROMATIN PROTEIN 1 isoform X4 produces MVAFECCLVPNDEAEGFKYFFRVSKKTFGYICSLVREDLISRPPSGLINIEGRLLSVEKQVAIALRRLASGESQVSVGAAFGVGQSTVSQVTWRFIEALEERAKHHLKWPDSNRMEEIKSKFEAFFGLLNCCGAIDATHIIMTLPAVQTSDDWCDPENNYSMLLQGIVDHEMRFLDIVTGWPGGMTVSRLLKCTGFFKLCEGGERLNGNVRTLSGGEEIREFIVGGGGYPLLPWLLTPYETDGLSASMSTFNAMHEAARLLAVRAFSQVKGSWRILNKVMWRPDKRKLPSIILVCCLLHNIIIDCGDNLLQDVALSGHHDSGYGEQFCKQADPLGRTLREKLAKYFHHGKEKAPSK; encoded by the exons ATGGTGGCATTTGAAT GTTGTTTGGTGCCCAATGATGAAGCTGAAGGCTTCAAGTATTTCTTCAGAGTTTCAAAGAAGACTTTTGGATACATCTGTTCTCTTGTAAGAGAAGATCTTATATCGAGGCCACCATCGGGGCTGATCAACATTGAGGGAAGGCTTCTTAGCGTTGAAAAACAGGTTGCGATTGCCTTGAGAAGGTTGGCATCTGGTGAGTCCCAAGTGTCAGTTGGGGCTGCATTTGGGGTTGGCCAGTCCACTGTTTCTCAGGTGACATGGAGATTTATTGAAGCACTGGAAGAACGTGCCAAGCATCATCTGAAGTGGCCTGATTCCAATAGAATGGAGGAAATCAAGTCCAAATTTGAAGCATTCTTTGGGCTGCTGAATTGTTGTGGAGCCATTGATGCAACACACATCATCATGACCCTTCCAGCTGTACAAACCTCAGATGATTGGTGTGACCCAGAGAATAATTACAGCATGCTCTTGCAGGGAATTGTCGATCATGAAATGAGATTTCTTGATATTGTTACAGGTTGGCCAGGGGGAATGACGGTTTCTAGGCTATTGAAGTGTACTGGATTCTTCAAACTCTGTGAGGGCGGAGAGCGTTTGAACGGAAATGTAAGAACTTTATCTGGAGGAGAGGAAATTAGAGAATTTATAGTTGGCGGGGGTGGGTATCCTCTTCTTCCTTGGCTCTTAACTCCTTATGAAACTGACGGTCTCTCAGCATCCATGTCCACTTTCAATGCCATGCACGAGGCTGCAAGGTTGCTTGCAGTGAGAGCATTCTCACAGGTAAAGGGTAGTTGGAGAATTCTTAATAAGGTAATGTGGAGACCTGATAAGCGAAAATTGCCTAGCATTATCTTGGTATGTTGCTTACTGCACAATATTATAATCGACTGTGGAGATAATCTACTTCAAGATGTAGCTTTGTCTGGTCATCATGACTCGGGATATGGAGAACAGTTCTGTAAGCAAGCTGATCCATTGGGAAGGACACTGAGGGAAAAGCTGGCCAAATACTTCCACCATGGCAAAGAGAAAGCTCCATCAAAGTAA
- the LOC122315753 gene encoding protein ANTAGONIST OF LIKE HETEROCHROMATIN PROTEIN 1 isoform X5 — translation MLPRGCLVPNDEAEGFKYFFRVSKKTFGYICSLVREDLISRPPSGLINIEGRLLSVEKQVAIALRRLASGESQVSVGAAFGVGQSTVSQVTWRFIEALEERAKHHLKWPDSNRMEEIKSKFEAFFGLLNCCGAIDATHIIMTLPAVQTSDDWCDPENNYSMLLQGIVDHEMRFLDIVTGWPGGMTVSRLLKCTGFFKLCEGGERLNGNVRTLSGGEEIREFIVGGGGYPLLPWLLTPYETDGLSASMSTFNAMHEAARLLAVRAFSQVKGSWRILNKVMWRPDKRKLPSIILVCCLLHNIIIDCGDNLLQDVALSGHHDSGYGEQFCKQADPLGRTLREKLAKYFHHGKEKAPSK, via the exons ATGCTTCCACGAG GTTGTTTGGTGCCCAATGATGAAGCTGAAGGCTTCAAGTATTTCTTCAGAGTTTCAAAGAAGACTTTTGGATACATCTGTTCTCTTGTAAGAGAAGATCTTATATCGAGGCCACCATCGGGGCTGATCAACATTGAGGGAAGGCTTCTTAGCGTTGAAAAACAGGTTGCGATTGCCTTGAGAAGGTTGGCATCTGGTGAGTCCCAAGTGTCAGTTGGGGCTGCATTTGGGGTTGGCCAGTCCACTGTTTCTCAGGTGACATGGAGATTTATTGAAGCACTGGAAGAACGTGCCAAGCATCATCTGAAGTGGCCTGATTCCAATAGAATGGAGGAAATCAAGTCCAAATTTGAAGCATTCTTTGGGCTGCTGAATTGTTGTGGAGCCATTGATGCAACACACATCATCATGACCCTTCCAGCTGTACAAACCTCAGATGATTGGTGTGACCCAGAGAATAATTACAGCATGCTCTTGCAGGGAATTGTCGATCATGAAATGAGATTTCTTGATATTGTTACAGGTTGGCCAGGGGGAATGACGGTTTCTAGGCTATTGAAGTGTACTGGATTCTTCAAACTCTGTGAGGGCGGAGAGCGTTTGAACGGAAATGTAAGAACTTTATCTGGAGGAGAGGAAATTAGAGAATTTATAGTTGGCGGGGGTGGGTATCCTCTTCTTCCTTGGCTCTTAACTCCTTATGAAACTGACGGTCTCTCAGCATCCATGTCCACTTTCAATGCCATGCACGAGGCTGCAAGGTTGCTTGCAGTGAGAGCATTCTCACAGGTAAAGGGTAGTTGGAGAATTCTTAATAAGGTAATGTGGAGACCTGATAAGCGAAAATTGCCTAGCATTATCTTGGTATGTTGCTTACTGCACAATATTATAATCGACTGTGGAGATAATCTACTTCAAGATGTAGCTTTGTCTGGTCATCATGACTCGGGATATGGAGAACAGTTCTGTAAGCAAGCTGATCCATTGGGAAGGACACTGAGGGAAAAGCTGGCCAAATACTTCCACCATGGCAAAGAGAAAGCTCCATCAAAGTAA